A genomic window from Meleagris gallopavo isolate NT-WF06-2002-E0010 breed Aviagen turkey brand Nicholas breeding stock unplaced genomic scaffold, Turkey_5.1 ChrUn_random_7180001958051, whole genome shotgun sequence includes:
- the LOC109365195 gene encoding feather keratin Cos1-1/Cos1-3/Cos2-1-like, with product MSCCDQCVPCQPCGPTPLASSCNEPCVRQCQNSTIVIQPSPVVVTLPGPILSSFPQNTVVGSSTSAAVGSILSSEGVPITSGGFDLSCISNRYCGRRCTPC from the coding sequence ATGTCCTGCTGTGACCAGTGTGTGCCATGCCAGCCCTGTGGCCCGACccctctggccagcagctgcaatgagccctgtgtcaggcagtgccagaactccaccatcgtcatccagccctctcccgtggtggtgaccctgcccggacccatcctcagctccttcccacagAACACCGTTGTGggctcctccacctccgctgctgttggcagcatcctcagctctgagggcgtgcccatcacctcggggggctttgacctctcctgcatttccaaCCGCTACTGTGGCAGGAGGTGCACCCCCTGCTAA